A part of Papaver somniferum cultivar HN1 unplaced genomic scaffold, ASM357369v1 unplaced-scaffold_118, whole genome shotgun sequence genomic DNA contains:
- the LOC113330317 gene encoding uncharacterized protein LOC113330317, which yields MCSTTRIVGSFGLSSDRLLLARHQSRVSFIVNSNRSFLKTSTSKYVGNLLSNSGFLPLKIRAEHQHTINDKKKMGVKANGGTGTPGPSHGGWKSWILGTLLTILLPFWKYPWGPLLKIKRNVETFVGVIDAGTEVLEKVADEIVKVADEVAEHLPEGS from the exons ATGTGTTCAACTACAAGGATTGTAGGTTCTTTTGGTTTATCCAGTGATCGTCTACTTCTTGCTCGTCATCAATCACGCGTTTCTTTCATTGTTAACTCGAACCGGAGCTTTTTGAAGACTTCCACATCAAAATATGTCGGTAATTTATTATCAAACTCCGGGTTTTTACCGCTGAAAATCCGTGCAGAACATCAACATACAATAAACGATAAAAAGAAGAT GGGTGTGAAGGCCAACGGAGGCACCGGAACTCCAGGACCTTCCCATGGTGGCTG GAAAAGCTGGATTCTGGGAACGTTGCTAACAATATTACTACCATTCTGGAAGTACCCATGGGGTCCATTATTAAAAATTAAGA GGAATGTCGAAACATTTGTGGGCGTGATCGATGCAGGAACAGAGGTGCTGGAGAAAGTTGCTGACGAAATTGTAAAAGTTGCGGACGAAGTTGCCGAACATTTGCCAGAAGGTTCGTAA
- the LOC113330600 gene encoding ATP-dependent RNA helicase DEAH11, chloroplastic-like yields the protein MSRVVVSGGCRSGRDFHGGFRSVKRITHQDRGNYSNRCDSGKPNYTVELHSDTKRLKTKEIDVIMKECRVGVSSYDSGYDTFPEGKIPIKLYFRQWNDALDTIIRFWSKRLEGVYIYPILIPNLFVCSEKDEMMDKMKGLFVKYVKEKVLECEIARELGKKIKDISNEIADIQAFLRGHVSLQEFNEHIAKKDKLVADRELIKKRLTEFREAMNCILGHLQDLQVEGNGYSSEIDVFKLNKDDFNWSQIHYVLMRECRRLEESLPIYTSRRKILEKIHLQQVIVLIGETGSGKSTQLVQYLADSGLVGDGSIICTQPRKIAAVSLAQRVEEESDGCYDSNSISCCQFYSSVQKFNSKVIFMTDHCLLQHYMNDEKLASVSCIIVDEAHERSLNTDLLLVLIKGLLLKRTELKLIIMSATADADKLSAYFFGCDTVHLAGRNYPVDIEYVPSEFSEAFSTLRPYSGNCPLYVSEVVKIATRIHKTEKEGAILAFLTSGNEVELACENFGIPDAIPLPLHGKLSSEEQSRVFQNYSKRKIIFATNIAETSLTIPGVKYVVDSGMVKESRFEPSSGMNVLKVRTVSRSAANQRAGRAGRTSPGKCYRLYSKFDFQSMPSHQEPEIQRVHLGVAVLRILSVGVTDVQEFDFVDAPSPKAIDRAIKNLIQLGAILVDNGVFRLTDTGRNIIKLGIEPQLGKLILDCCHFRLRREGVVLAAVMANASSIFCRVGNEEDKLKSDCFKVKFCHRNGDLFTLLSVYQEWETVPPEKKNHWCWTNSINAKSMRRCKDVVQELECCLKNDFDIIVPGYWYWKPGEESEHDQNLKKVILSSLAENVAMYSGHDRLGYQVALSGKHVQLHPSCSLLVYGQKPNWVVFGELISMSHQYLVCVTAFDYESLSSVFPPLPFDISQMERGKLQMALITGSGNTVLRRFCGKASSSLLRLESRLQTTFKDDRINIEVTVEGGEVRIFASSEHIEMVCGAVKEALDLEKRWLSNECIDKLLCRGGPSAPPSVALFGAGAEIKHLELGNRYLAVEVIYANASAVDDKELLMLFEERVCGVSGFHKYGGNNGQDREDFDRWGRITFLAPESAEKAVAELNGAEFGGSLLKVLPSHTKMGSDHRTIPESGIKARISWPRKYSKGVAFIRCALEDAQSIIDDCANLVIGRNHVVCEISKKYQDSVAISKLDKEVSESEIFEILRNVTSKTILDVHLVRGDAVPDLSWAACEEALLREIAPFMPSRVPLTSCCRVQVFPPEPKDYSVRALITFYGGLYLEAAKALDNIRGKVLPGCFSWQKIQCHQKFDSSVSCPAAVYSFIGKHLDSLFESFSGRDDVYYDTERNENGYYRVKISANATRTLVEFRRPLEELMKGKIINHASLTPRTLQLLCSLDGVGLMRSIQRETGTYILHDKQRMNVRVFGPEDKVSKAEHMLVGSLASLRERRQPEIRLRGSHLPYDLMREVVLKFGPDLHWLKEKVPGAEITLNIRRHVVSVQGNEDMKKTVEEMIYDIARPLTGNLLSGSEGEESACSICLCELEESYQLEACSHRFCRSCLVEQIESAIKNQDSIPICCAHKDCKNPILLTDLRSLVSSGKLDELFRASVGAFVASSGGIYKFCPSPDCPSVYRVANAEETNSAPFLCGACYVETCRKCHLEYHACLTCEAYKVFKEDPDSSLLQWRKGKENVKTCPKCGYTIEKVEGCNHVECRCGGHICWECLESFKSSDDCYNHLRDVHKSIV from the exons atgAGCCGAGTGGTTGTTTCCGGAGGGTGTCGTTCCGGAAGAGATTTTCATGGAGGTTTTCGATCAGTGAAACGGATAACTCATCAGGACAGAGGTAATTACTCGAATAGATGTGATTCTGGTAAACCTAATTATACTGTTGAGTTACACTCGGATACcaagagattaaaaaccaaaGAAATTGATGTGATTATGAAAGAGTGTAGAGTAGGTGTGAGTAGTTATGATAGTGGGTATGATACTTTTCCAGAAGGTAAAATTCCGATTAAATTGTATTTTAGACAATGGAATGATGCCTTAGATACAATTATTAGGTTCTGGAGTAAAAGATTAGAAGGTGTTTATATTTACCCAATTCTGATACCTAACCTGTTTGTTTGCTCTGAAAAAGATGAGATGATGGATAAAATGAAGGGTTTATTTGTTAAATATGTCAAGGAAAAAGTGTTGGAATGTGAAATTGCAAGGGAATTGGGTAAGAAGATCAAAGATATTTCTAATGAGATTGCGGATATACAAGCGTTTTTGAGAGGACATGTTAGTTTGCAGGAATTTAATGAACATATAGCCAAGAAAGATAAGTTGGTTGCGGATAGGGAGTTGATTAAAAAGAGATTGACTGAATTTAGGGAAGCAATGAATTGTATACTTGGTCATTTACAGGACTTGCAAGTAGAGGGAAATGGATATTCTAGTGAAATTGATGTTTTTAAGTTGAATAAAGATGATTTTAATTGGAGTCAAATTCATTATGTGTTGATGCGAGAGTGTAGACGGCTCGAAGAGAGTTTGCCAATTTATACCTCACGCAGGAAGATTCTGGAGAAGATACATCTGCAACAG GTAATCGTCTTGATTGGAGAGACTGGTTCTGGAAAGAGTACACAGTTGGTGCAGTATCTTGCTGATTCTGGACTAGTGGGTGATGGGTCCATAATATGCACCCAACCTCGCAAAATTGCTGCTGTTTCGTTGGCACAAAGGGTTGAGGAAGAAAGTGACGGGTGTTATGATAGTAATTCTATCAGCTGTTGCCAGTTTTACTCATCTGTGCAGAAATTCAACTCCAAG GTTATATTTATGACAGATCACTGCCTACTGCAACACTATATGAATGATGAGAAATTGGCTTCAGTTTCATGCATCATTGTTGACGAGGCTCATGAAAGAAGCTTGAACACAGATCTGCTGTTGGTGTTAATTAAAGGGTTGTTACTCAAGAGGACTGAACTGAAACTTATTATAATGTCTGCAACAGCTGACGCAGACAAGCTTTCTGCCTATTTCTTTGGGTGTGATACAGTTCATTTGGCTGGGAGAAACTACCCTGTTGACATCGAATATGTTCCCAGTGAATTTTCAGAGGCTTTCTCAACTTTGAGACCCTATTCTGGTAACTGTCCTCTATATGTGTCTGAAGTTGTTAAAATTGCAACCAGGATACACAAAACAGAGAAAGAGGGTGCTATTCTTGCTTTTCTAACTTCCGGGAATGAAGTAGAATTGGCTTGTGAAAATTTTGGTATTCCAGATGCAATTCCATTGCCTTTGCACGGAAAACTATCTTCGGAAGAACAAAGTCGCGTGTTTCAGAATTACTCTAAACGAAAGATTATCTTTGCAACAAACATAGCCGAGACTTCCTTGACTATCCCGGGTGTTAAATATGTGGTCGACTCTGGTATGGTTAAGGAAAGTAGGTTTGAACCCAGCAGTGGTATGAATGTTCTTAAAGTTCGTACGGTCAGCCGGAGTGCTGCAAATCAACGAGCTGGTCGTGCTGGTCGAACATCACCAGGCAAGTGTTACAGGTTATATTCCAAGTTTGATTTTCAGTCGATGCCCTCACATCAGGAACCAGAGATTCAAAGGGTTCACTTAGGAGTTGCAGTTTTAAGGATTCTCTCCGTAGGCGTTACAGATGTACAGGAGTTTGATTTTGTTGATGCTCCTAGTCCTAAGGCAATTGACAGAGCCATCAAGAATCTAATCCAGTTGGGTGCTATTTTGGTGGATAATGGTGTTTTTAGATTAACTGACACTGGTAGAAACATAATAAAATTGGGAATTGAGCCCCAGCTAGGAAAATTAATCCTCGATTGCTGTCACTTCCGTTTGCGTAGAGAAGGCGTCGTTCTTGCCGCTGTTATGGCTAATGCTAGTTCTATATTCTGCAGGGTCGGAAACGAAGAAGATAAGTTAAAATCAGATTGCTTTAAGGTGAAATTCTGCCATCGCAACGGAGACCTCTTCACTCTGCTCTCTGTATATCAGGAGTGGGAGACCGTGCCTCCAGAGAAGAAAAACCATTGGTGCTGGACAAACAGCATTAATGCAAAATCCATGAGAAGATGCAAAGACGTAGTACAGGAATTGGAATGTTGTCTTAAAAATGATTTTGACATTATTGTCCCAGGTTACTGGTACTGGAAACCAGGCGAAGAATCTGAGCATGATCAAAATTTGAAGAAGGTTATACTTTCATCTCTTGCAGAAAATGTGGCCATGTATTCTGGGCATGACCGACTTGGTTATCAAGTGGCTTTATCTGGAAAGCATGTTCAACTTCACCCTTCATGTTCATTGCTGGTATATGGTCAGAAACCTAACTGGGTAGTCTTTGGGGAACTTATATCCATGTCGCATCAGTATTTGGTGTGTGTTACAGCTTTTGACTATGAAAGCCTTTCTTCTGTCTTTCCTCCTCTTCCATTTGATATCTCACAGATGGAGAGAGGGAAGCTTCAGATGGCTTTAATTACTGGATCTGGCAATACTGTTTTGAGAAGGTTCTGTGGAAAGGCAAGCAGTTCTTTACTTCGCCTTGAATCACGCCTTCAAACAACTTTCAAGGATGACCGGATTAATATTGAAGTAACTGTTGAAGGAGGAGAGGTTCGAATATTTGCTTCATCAGAACATATTGAAATGGTTTGTGGTGCTGTGAAAGAAGCTTTGGATCTCGAAAAGAGATGGTTAAGTAATGAATGCATTGACAAACTCTTGTGCCGTGGGGGCCCCAGTGCTCCTCCTTCTGTAGCTTTATTTGGAGCTGGTGCTGAAATCAAGCACCTGGAGTTGGGAAACAGATATTTAGCTGTCGAAGTTATCTACGCAAATGCTTCTGCTGTTGATGATAAGGAACTATTAATGTTGTTTGAGGAACGTGTATGTGGTGTTTCTGGTTTCCACAAGTATGGGGGTAACAATGGGCAGGATCGTGAGGATTTTGACAGGTGGGGCCGGATAACGTTTCTTGCTCCAGAAAGTGCTGAAAAAGCTGTTGCAGAGCTGAATGGAGCTGAATTTGGTGGTTCTCTTTTGAAAGTATTACCTTCACATACAAAGATGGGGTCTGATCACAGAACAATACCAGAGTCTGGTATTAAGGCCAGGATTTCATGGCCACGCAAGTACAGTAAAGGTGTTGCTTTCATCAGATGTGCACTCGAAGATGCCCAGTCTATTATTGATGATTGTGCGAACCTCGTAATCGGTAGAAACCATGTTGTATGCGAGATCAGCAAGAAATACCAGGATTCAGTCGCAATATCTAAACTCGACAAAGAGGTCTCAGAgtcagaaatctttgaaattttaagaaatgtaacaagtAAAACAATTCTGGATGTTCACTTGGTGAGAGGAGATGCTGTACCAGACCTATCATGGGCTGCTTGCGAAGAAGCACTTCTTAGAGAAATTGCTCCTTTCATGCCTAGCAGGGTCCCTCTTACCAGTTGTTGTCGTGTTCAGGTGTTCCCCCCTGAACCAAAAGATTATTCAGTGAGAGCCTTGATCACATTTTATGGAGGATTATATCTGGAGGCAGCGAAGGCTTTGGATAACATCAGAGGCAAAGTACTTCCAGGTTGTTTCTCATGGCAGAAGATCCAGTGCCATCAGAAGTTTGACAGTTCAGTATCCTGTCCTGCTGCTGTCTATTCTTTCATCGGGAAACATCTAGATTCTTTATTTGAAAGCTTCAGTGGACGTGACG ATGTTTACTACGATACTGAAAGAAATGAGAATGGCTATTATCGAGTGAAGATATCTGCAAATGCCACAAGAACTCTTGTGGAATTTAGAAGGCCACTGGAAGAGCTAATGAAAGGGAAGATTATAAATCATGCTAGCCTTACTCCACGAACATTGCAGCTCCTTTGTTCTTTAGATGGAGTAGGTCTAATGAGATCAATACAGCGAGAGACGGGGACATATATTTTGCATGATAAACAGCGAATGAATGTTAGGGTTTTTGGTCCTGAAGATAAGGTTAGTAAGGCTGAGCATATGCTGGTGGGGTCCCTAGCAAGTCTTCGTGAACGACGACAACCTGAGATCCGTCTCCGAGGTTCACATCTCCCTTATGATCTAATGAGAGAAGTTGTTTTGAAGTTTGGGCCCGATCTTCATTGGCTCAAGGAGAAGGTTCCTGGTGCTGAAATTACATTGAACATACGCCGGCATGTTGTCTCCGTCCAAGGGAACGAGGATATGAAGAAAACCGTGGAGGAGATGATTTATGATATTGCACGTCCTCTTACTGGAAATTTGCTTTCTGGGTCTGAAGGTGAAGAGTCTGCTTGCTCCATTTGCTTGTGTGAGCTGGAGGAATCTTACCAGCTTGAAGCATGTTCTCATAGGTTCTGTAGGTCGTGCTTGGTGGAGCAGATTGAGTCCGCAATTAAGAACCAGGATTCAATTCCAATATGTTGTGCCCACAAAGACTGTAAGAATCCAATACTCCTAACAGATCTCAGGTCTCTGGTTTCATCCGGTAAGTTGGACGAGCTTTTTAGGGCTTCTGTTGGAGCATTTGTGGCATCAAGTGGTGGCATTTACAAGTTCTGTCCGTCTCCCGACTGTCCATCTGTTTATCGTGTAGCAAATGCTGAAGAAACAAATTCAGCGCCATTTCTCTGTGGTGCATGCTATGTCGAAACATGCAGAAAGTGCCACCTAGAATACCATGCTTGCTTAACGTGCGAGGCATACAAAGTATTCAAGGAAGATCCAGATTCTTCGTTACTACAATGGAGGAAAGGGAAGGAGAATGTGAAGACTTGCCCTAAGTGTGGATACACAATAGAGAAAGTAGAAGGATGTAACCACGTTGAGTGCAGGTGTGGGGGTCATATTTGCTGGGAATGTTTGGAGTCCTTTAAGAGTAGCGATGATTGCTACAACCATCTGAGGGATGTTCACAAGTCCATTGTTTGA